A genomic region of Catalinimonas niigatensis contains the following coding sequences:
- a CDS encoding alpha-1,4-glucan--maltose-1-phosphate maltosyltransferase: MQNIQGRQRVIIEHLSPQVENGQFPAKRSLGEDVEVQADIFADGHDIVKGVLLYKHSNDKNMQKIPMQYIVNDRWKATFTPETTGFYEYTVLAFVDHFASWQYGLRKKYEAQQDIKVELLIGAEMLEKVAGRTHGEVADRLKGWAESIRRHDHQDFIDQAVQLSLNDEVTDLMYQHYDLTDATTYPTNFTVEVERKKALFSTWYELFPRSAASEPGRHGNFHDVVRLLPEIAGMGFDVIYLPPIHPIGRSHRKGLNNALQANHGDPGSPWAIGSEEGGHKAIHAELGNMDDFQHLLREAENNGIEMALDIAFQCSPDHPYVKEHPQWFKWRPDGTVQYAENPPKKYQDILPINFENDDWQNLWEELKSVIQFWVDKGVKIFRVDNPHTKAFGFWQWAIGDIRSRNPEVIFLAEAFTRPRVMERLAKAGFNQSYTYFTWRNNPWEMREYMQELTSSPLRDYFRPNFWPNTPDILPPVLVHGGEPAFIMRLILAATLSSNYGLYGPVYEFGINTPFPGKEEYLDSEKYEVKHWDWHKETRIKEIITRINKIRKENPALQDTFNIHFADSSNPNILCFGKYDPKSKNKIIVAVNMDPYNTQGASVRIPVEQIGINPHAPYEVYDMMSYSRYTWHGEWNYVEMNPYQMPAHVFRVEQ, from the coding sequence TTGCAGAATATACAAGGAAGACAAAGAGTAATTATTGAACACCTTTCCCCTCAAGTTGAAAATGGTCAGTTTCCTGCAAAAAGATCCCTTGGAGAAGATGTAGAGGTTCAGGCCGACATCTTTGCTGATGGACATGACATCGTCAAGGGTGTGTTGCTATATAAGCATAGCAATGACAAAAATATGCAGAAAATACCCATGCAATATATTGTCAATGACCGTTGGAAAGCTACTTTTACTCCAGAAACAACTGGTTTTTATGAGTACACGGTACTTGCCTTTGTAGATCATTTTGCCTCATGGCAATATGGACTCAGGAAAAAGTATGAAGCACAGCAGGATATCAAAGTTGAGCTGCTCATAGGTGCAGAAATGTTGGAAAAGGTAGCAGGGCGAACTCATGGAGAGGTGGCTGACAGGCTTAAAGGTTGGGCTGAATCCATTCGCCGTCATGATCATCAGGATTTTATTGATCAGGCAGTACAGTTATCTTTAAACGATGAGGTCACGGATTTGATGTATCAGCATTACGATCTCACTGATGCCACAACTTATCCTACCAACTTTACTGTTGAAGTAGAGCGGAAAAAAGCACTTTTCAGTACCTGGTACGAACTTTTTCCCAGATCTGCTGCTTCCGAGCCCGGCAGGCACGGTAACTTTCATGACGTAGTAAGACTTTTACCTGAAATAGCAGGCATGGGCTTCGACGTAATCTACCTTCCACCCATTCACCCGATCGGACGTTCACACAGGAAAGGTCTAAATAATGCACTTCAGGCGAACCACGGAGATCCCGGTTCTCCCTGGGCTATCGGTTCAGAAGAAGGAGGACATAAAGCCATTCATGCTGAGCTTGGGAATATGGATGATTTTCAGCATTTGCTGAGAGAAGCAGAAAATAATGGGATTGAGATGGCGCTGGATATTGCTTTCCAATGTTCACCTGACCATCCCTACGTCAAGGAGCATCCCCAATGGTTTAAGTGGAGACCGGATGGTACTGTGCAATATGCAGAAAACCCTCCCAAGAAATATCAGGATATTCTGCCCATCAACTTTGAAAATGACGACTGGCAAAATCTGTGGGAAGAGCTAAAGAGCGTCATTCAGTTTTGGGTAGATAAAGGAGTAAAGATTTTTAGGGTGGACAACCCGCATACCAAAGCCTTTGGATTCTGGCAGTGGGCTATCGGTGATATCAGGAGCAGAAATCCTGAAGTTATCTTTTTAGCAGAAGCATTTACCCGTCCTAGAGTGATGGAAAGATTGGCTAAAGCTGGTTTTAATCAATCATATACTTATTTTACGTGGAGGAATAATCCCTGGGAGATGCGGGAGTACATGCAGGAACTGACAAGCTCCCCATTGCGTGATTATTTCCGTCCTAATTTCTGGCCTAATACACCGGACATCCTACCTCCGGTACTGGTACATGGTGGAGAACCTGCTTTTATTATGCGATTGATTCTCGCAGCGACTCTTTCATCCAACTATGGTTTGTACGGGCCAGTGTATGAATTTGGGATTAACACACCCTTTCCCGGCAAAGAAGAATATCTGGATTCGGAAAAATATGAAGTCAAACACTGGGATTGGCATAAGGAAACCAGAATCAAAGAGATCATCACGCGTATCAATAAAATCAGGAAAGAAAATCCGGCATTGCAGGATACTTTTAATATTCATTTCGCAGATTCAAGTAATCCTAATATTTTATGTTTTGGGAAATATGATCCCAAAAGCAAGAATAAGATCATAGTAGCCGTAAACATGGACCCTTATAATACGCAAGGCGCATCTGTACGTATTCCGGTAGAGCAAATCGGCATCAATCCGCATGCGCCCTATGAGGTATATGACATGATGAGCTACAGTCGCTACACCTGGCATGGTGAATGGAACTATGTAGAGATGAACCCATACCAAATGCCAGCACATGTTTTTAGAGTTGAGCAATAG
- the treY gene encoding malto-oligosyltrehalose synthase, translating to MYLPRATYRVQLHKDFNFQQLAEVIPYLDRLGISTIYAAPFFKSTPGSMHGYDVLDPLMINPEIGTLDEFRALCKELKARNIGWIQDIVPNHMAFSSDNPWLYDVLEKGPHSPYYRFFDINWLYPEDEFFGKVMVPKLGSPLPEILQAGELRLNYGNQGFYFAYYDHAFPASMRTYVLLTTLASDKLSKHSTGQSFMKDYLSLTKRLDDFIRALPDAEQKVEGWEPLKKELLDLSQKHQQVQDALEEAAEKTSQTPERLEELLDTQFFRLTHWKITEKKINYRRFFTVNDLICLNMQDKRVFNAYHSFIKTLLEEELIQGLRVDHVDGLLDPTTYLEQLRTLAGKDAYIVVEKILEGQEIMPEHWPIEGSSGYDYLAFSNQVLTNEVGSETLLKQYKQFSKHTDYKSLVYRNKSFILQHRMAGELDNLYRLMHDMKIIPYEDTTGDQEKLKEALGHFLVAFPVYRIYANSLPFPEEEMLIVRDTFKAAEQKAPDLNPYFQRLREIFNGVNDKDQDTNLNKLYFTLRSQQFSGPLAAKGVEDTTFYQYFPLISHNEVGDSPEHLGMSAEDFHQRMQGRMKSTMNTTATHDTKRGEDARMRINVLSEIPEAWENKFKAWQDLNQKYLTSEDEQSMPDANDEYFFYQTLIGTFPFHINYEQDDYPQRLEDYLLKAIREAKVHTNWAAPNEKYEKAFTHFARKTLSDQNFLEDFNTFAKDIAQTGAMYSLAQTLLKLTVPGVPDVYQGTEFWDLSMVDPDNRRAVDYPHREQALNQMEVRWQDQPKALLRQLINDVLNPNIKLFTLYQTLTARQQYRPVFDEGEYVPVTVSEGFEQHILAFRRVTPDAEALVVIPLNIRSLETEQEVPIGLKCRKNAELNLENMAGEWHHVFTNQTIKLNANAAVADILAHFPVALLIKA from the coding sequence ATGTATTTACCTCGGGCTACCTATAGGGTTCAGCTTCATAAGGATTTCAACTTTCAGCAGTTGGCTGAAGTCATTCCTTATCTTGACCGCTTAGGCATTTCAACAATTTATGCTGCTCCGTTTTTTAAATCAACTCCCGGCAGCATGCATGGCTATGATGTGCTTGATCCACTCATGATCAACCCTGAAATAGGTACACTGGATGAATTCAGAGCCTTATGTAAGGAGCTAAAAGCCAGAAATATAGGGTGGATTCAAGACATTGTACCTAACCACATGGCTTTTTCTTCCGATAATCCCTGGTTATACGATGTACTGGAAAAAGGGCCTCACTCTCCCTATTACCGTTTTTTTGATATTAACTGGCTTTACCCGGAAGATGAATTCTTTGGCAAGGTGATGGTGCCTAAGCTTGGAAGCCCTCTGCCGGAAATTTTGCAGGCAGGAGAGCTCAGGTTAAATTATGGCAACCAGGGCTTTTACTTTGCTTATTATGATCATGCTTTTCCGGCAAGCATGCGAACTTATGTTCTGCTCACCACTCTTGCTTCTGACAAGCTGAGTAAGCACAGTACAGGGCAATCTTTTATGAAAGATTACTTATCTCTAACCAAAAGGCTGGATGACTTCATCCGTGCATTACCTGATGCAGAACAAAAAGTAGAGGGATGGGAACCTCTGAAAAAAGAATTGCTTGACCTTAGTCAAAAACATCAGCAGGTACAGGATGCGTTGGAAGAGGCTGCCGAAAAGACCAGCCAGACACCTGAAAGGTTGGAAGAACTCCTTGACACACAATTTTTTCGCCTGACCCACTGGAAAATTACCGAGAAAAAAATCAACTATCGTCGTTTTTTTACGGTCAACGATCTGATCTGTCTTAACATGCAGGATAAGCGGGTATTTAATGCTTACCACAGTTTTATCAAAACACTGTTGGAGGAAGAACTGATTCAGGGGCTGAGGGTAGACCATGTGGATGGGCTACTTGATCCCACTACTTACCTGGAACAGCTCAGAACATTGGCAGGAAAAGATGCCTACATTGTGGTAGAAAAAATTCTGGAAGGTCAGGAAATTATGCCTGAACACTGGCCTATTGAAGGAAGTAGCGGTTATGATTATCTGGCATTCTCTAATCAGGTACTTACTAACGAAGTTGGGAGTGAAACTCTGCTGAAGCAGTACAAACAGTTTAGTAAACATACTGATTATAAAAGTCTGGTGTATCGGAACAAATCCTTCATCCTTCAACACAGAATGGCCGGTGAACTGGACAACCTTTACCGCCTGATGCATGATATGAAGATTATCCCTTATGAAGACACTACTGGTGATCAGGAAAAACTCAAAGAAGCATTAGGACATTTTCTGGTGGCATTTCCTGTCTATCGGATTTATGCAAATTCACTTCCTTTTCCTGAGGAGGAGATGCTGATCGTTAGAGATACGTTTAAGGCTGCGGAACAAAAAGCACCTGATCTAAATCCTTACTTTCAGCGACTACGGGAAATATTTAATGGAGTTAACGATAAGGATCAGGATACCAATCTGAATAAACTTTATTTCACTTTGCGTTCCCAACAGTTTAGCGGGCCGCTGGCTGCTAAAGGTGTGGAAGACACTACTTTTTACCAGTATTTTCCGCTTATTTCCCATAATGAAGTAGGTGATTCCCCCGAACATTTGGGCATGTCGGCAGAAGACTTCCATCAGCGCATGCAAGGTCGGATGAAATCTACCATGAACACCACTGCTACCCATGATACCAAACGTGGTGAAGACGCCCGTATGCGGATCAATGTGTTGAGCGAAATTCCAGAAGCCTGGGAAAATAAATTTAAAGCATGGCAAGATTTAAATCAGAAGTATCTTACTTCAGAAGACGAGCAATCTATGCCAGATGCCAATGACGAATACTTTTTCTATCAGACGCTAATCGGCACTTTCCCTTTTCACATCAATTATGAACAGGATGATTATCCACAACGACTGGAAGACTATTTGTTGAAAGCGATCCGTGAAGCCAAAGTACATACCAACTGGGCTGCGCCTAATGAGAAGTATGAAAAGGCATTTACCCATTTTGCCCGGAAAACTTTAAGTGATCAAAATTTTCTAGAGGATTTTAACACCTTTGCTAAAGACATAGCCCAAACCGGCGCCATGTACAGTCTGGCGCAGACTTTACTTAAACTCACTGTTCCTGGCGTGCCTGATGTTTATCAGGGTACAGAATTCTGGGATTTGAGCATGGTAGATCCTGACAATAGAAGAGCAGTAGATTATCCACATAGAGAACAAGCATTAAACCAAATGGAAGTCCGCTGGCAGGATCAGCCCAAAGCTTTGTTAAGGCAATTAATAAATGATGTATTGAATCCAAATATCAAATTATTTACCCTATACCAAACGCTTACAGCAAGGCAGCAGTACCGGCCTGTTTTTGATGAAGGAGAATATGTGCCGGTAACCGTCAGTGAAGGGTTTGAACAGCATATCTTAGCTTTCCGCAGAGTGACCCCCGATGCGGAAGCTTTGGTGGTCATCCCGCTAAATATCCGTTCTCTGGAGACTGAACAAGAAGTTCCTATCGGTCTAAAATGTCGGAAGAATGCCGAGCTAAATCTGGAAAATATGGCAGGTGAATGGCATCATGTCTTTACCAACCAAACCATCAAATTAAATGCAAATGCTGCGGTAGCTGATATTCTGGCTCATTTTCCTGTAGCTTTACTCATCAAAGCCTAA
- the treZ gene encoding malto-oligosyltrehalose trehalohydrolase has protein sequence MKQLVGAFYQTDSCRFCVWAPFRKQVKVVINDDRTLTLDAKPFGYWEATVKDVKPGDLYYYELDGEVQRPDPASLCQPQEVHGPSQVIDRDHFSWSDKHWEGISMQKMIMYELHVGTFTSDGTFEGVIQKLDYLLDLGINTIEIMPVSQFPGSRNWGYDGVFPYAVQHSYGGVAGFKKLVNACHEKGIAVVLDVVYNHMGPEGNYLEEFGPYFTDKYSTPWGKAINFDDAYADQVRSFFVQNVLMWLDEFHLDGLRLDAVHAIKDFGARHLLQEISDSVKALEKKLQRPLTLIGESDLNDVRYINSVEKGGYGLTGQWIDEFHHALHAIVTQEKNGYYADFGELSHLAKAFEKTFVYDGYYSPHRKKTFGNSAENNPYHQFVVFSQNHDQIGNRMMGDRLSTLVSFETLKLCAASVLLSPYVPMLYMGEEYAEEKPFQYFVSHTDPDLVEAVRKGRKSEFAYFQKEGLETPDPQSEQTFKDSTLSWDLQSDKHQNMLQFYQKLIQIRKENPALQETGRKFSTYTSDGKGIISMRRHNNKQDILYMIMNFGDQEAEFSLEENTTLTFARLIDSSSQAWGGAVRNSKVDSTSFLRGNESVSINPQSVIILSTQKP, from the coding sequence ATGAAACAATTAGTGGGAGCATTTTACCAGACTGATTCTTGCCGTTTTTGCGTCTGGGCTCCTTTTCGGAAACAAGTCAAAGTCGTCATCAATGATGATCGTACCCTAACATTAGACGCCAAACCTTTCGGTTACTGGGAAGCTACCGTAAAAGATGTTAAACCCGGTGATCTTTATTATTATGAATTGGATGGTGAAGTTCAACGTCCTGACCCTGCTTCTCTCTGCCAGCCTCAGGAGGTGCATGGCCCAAGTCAGGTCATTGACCGAGATCACTTTAGCTGGTCAGATAAGCACTGGGAGGGAATATCCATGCAGAAAATGATCATGTATGAGCTGCATGTGGGTACCTTTACATCCGATGGCACATTTGAGGGTGTTATTCAAAAGCTCGACTATCTGCTTGATCTGGGAATTAATACCATTGAAATTATGCCAGTGTCTCAATTTCCGGGCAGCCGAAACTGGGGATATGATGGTGTATTTCCCTATGCTGTACAACATTCTTACGGAGGAGTAGCTGGCTTCAAAAAACTGGTCAATGCCTGCCACGAGAAAGGAATTGCTGTGGTGCTTGACGTGGTCTACAACCATATGGGACCGGAAGGTAACTATCTGGAAGAATTTGGCCCCTACTTCACCGATAAGTACAGTACACCCTGGGGCAAAGCCATCAATTTTGATGATGCTTATGCCGATCAGGTAAGGAGTTTTTTCGTACAGAATGTGCTGATGTGGCTGGACGAATTTCACTTGGATGGATTACGATTGGATGCCGTCCATGCAATCAAAGATTTTGGGGCCAGACACCTTCTTCAGGAAATATCAGATTCTGTCAAAGCATTAGAGAAAAAGCTACAACGACCTCTGACACTGATAGGCGAAAGCGACCTGAATGATGTGCGCTACATCAATTCTGTGGAAAAAGGCGGCTACGGTTTGACAGGACAGTGGATTGACGAATTTCATCATGCACTCCATGCCATCGTGACACAAGAAAAGAATGGCTATTATGCTGACTTTGGAGAATTAAGTCATCTTGCCAAAGCATTTGAAAAAACATTTGTGTACGATGGTTATTATTCACCACACCGTAAAAAAACTTTCGGGAACAGTGCTGAAAACAATCCTTATCATCAATTCGTCGTCTTTAGTCAAAACCATGATCAGATTGGCAACCGGATGATGGGAGATCGCCTATCTACGTTGGTTTCTTTTGAAACACTTAAGCTTTGTGCAGCCTCAGTCCTCCTTTCTCCTTATGTGCCTATGTTGTACATGGGAGAAGAATATGCGGAAGAAAAACCTTTTCAGTATTTTGTCAGCCACACCGATCCGGACTTGGTAGAGGCGGTAAGAAAAGGCAGAAAAAGTGAGTTTGCCTATTTTCAAAAAGAAGGTCTGGAAACACCTGACCCTCAGTCTGAACAAACTTTTAAAGACTCCACTCTGAGTTGGGATTTGCAATCGGATAAACATCAGAACATGTTACAGTTTTATCAAAAGCTCATCCAAATCAGAAAAGAAAACCCTGCTTTACAGGAAACTGGGCGTAAGTTTAGTACTTACACTTCTGATGGTAAAGGTATCATAAGTATGCGGAGACATAATAATAAGCAGGACATCCTGTACATGATTATGAACTTTGGAGATCAGGAAGCTGAGTTTAGCCTTGAGGAAAATACCACGCTTACTTTTGCCAGGCTAATAGATTCGTCCTCACAAGCTTGGGGAGGTGCGGTTAGGAATTCTAAGGTAGATTCCACTTCATTTTTACGTGGAAATGAAAGTGTTAGCATCAATCCACAATCAGTAATCATATTATCTACTCAAAAGCCTTAA
- a CDS encoding DUF3536 domain-containing protein — translation MNKNKFVCIHGHFYQPPRENPWLNTVEVQDSAYPFHDWNERISAECYSRNSAARILDDTGRIVDIVNNYSRISFNFGPTLLLWLKERDPDTYQAILDADKESQKRFSGHGSAIAQSFNHIIMPLANERDKETQVIWGIKDFEYRFERKPEGMWLSETAVNTDTLEVLAKHGIKYTILSPYQAKNVRKIGEKNWTDASGAKVDPRRPYLCKLPSGRKISLFFYDGPVSQGIAFEGLLNNGKVFADRLTGQLDLENGNEPQLMHIATDGETYGHHHRLGEMGLSYCLHHIENYEATDLTIYGEYLEKFPPEYEAQIIENTAWSSTPHLERWSDDGGGNTGGHPDWHQKWRKPLRAAFDWLRDEMIILFEKEMQYLVRDPWEVRNAYVEVIQNRSRMNTSKFIERHARNTLTKSEEIKFLKLLEIQYHAMLMYTSCGWFFDEVTGIETIQDIMYAARAIQLAQDITGANYERHFVKLLEKCPSNIPEYGNAAYAYTKFVKPSIVDMHRVGAHYAISSLFFDYPEKSKVYSFDVESENYEFFEAGKYTLALGKAKLTSEITWEESMISYTILHLGDHHLFGGVREFNNETSYHQMKDEVRDAFQKSRVHEVIVLMDKHFGTHNYSFWHLFKEDQQKILEQVMSHTMKTVEVSFSNIYENNYSLLQAMKELGLTPPQPLKYCSDFTVNVKLEAIFKEDEINFKELNSIVESFKRLEVKVNKVGLDYLAEQKINDLMSRLHKTPEDISLMRRIAKFLEATYKVKLTPDLWQAQNIAFQIREKNNRKFTEKSAKGDEEASLWCAHFHKLFSELNIRIIDEPIAMPS, via the coding sequence ATGAATAAAAATAAATTTGTTTGCATTCACGGGCATTTCTACCAACCACCCCGTGAAAATCCCTGGCTCAATACTGTGGAAGTTCAGGACTCAGCATACCCCTTCCACGATTGGAATGAACGTATTTCAGCTGAATGCTACTCCCGAAATTCGGCTGCCCGTATTCTGGATGATACCGGTAGAATTGTAGATATTGTGAATAACTACAGTAGGATCAGTTTCAACTTTGGTCCTACCCTACTTTTGTGGCTTAAAGAACGTGACCCTGATACTTACCAGGCCATCCTTGATGCAGATAAAGAAAGCCAGAAAAGGTTTTCAGGACATGGTTCAGCCATCGCCCAGTCTTTCAACCACATTATCATGCCGCTGGCCAATGAGCGGGATAAAGAAACGCAGGTGATCTGGGGGATCAAGGATTTTGAATATCGCTTTGAACGCAAACCCGAAGGAATGTGGCTTAGCGAGACTGCCGTGAATACCGATACCCTCGAAGTGCTTGCCAAACATGGGATAAAGTATACCATACTTTCTCCTTACCAGGCTAAAAACGTCAGGAAAATAGGAGAGAAAAACTGGACAGATGCTAGTGGAGCGAAAGTTGATCCTCGTCGGCCCTATTTGTGTAAATTGCCATCAGGCAGAAAAATCAGTTTATTTTTTTACGATGGCCCAGTATCTCAGGGTATTGCTTTTGAAGGCTTACTGAACAACGGAAAAGTCTTTGCTGACCGGCTTACCGGACAGCTAGATCTCGAAAACGGGAATGAACCCCAGCTTATGCACATTGCTACTGATGGAGAAACTTATGGGCACCACCATCGCTTAGGAGAAATGGGGCTTTCTTATTGTCTGCACCATATTGAAAATTATGAGGCCACTGATCTTACCATTTACGGCGAATATCTGGAAAAATTTCCACCGGAATACGAAGCACAAATTATAGAGAATACCGCATGGAGCAGCACCCCACATCTGGAAAGATGGTCTGACGATGGAGGAGGTAATACCGGAGGACATCCTGACTGGCACCAGAAATGGCGTAAGCCTTTACGTGCTGCTTTTGACTGGCTAAGGGATGAGATGATCATCCTTTTTGAGAAAGAGATGCAATATCTGGTGCGTGATCCCTGGGAAGTGCGTAATGCTTATGTTGAGGTGATCCAGAACCGATCAAGAATGAATACCAGCAAATTCATTGAACGCCATGCCCGTAATACACTCACTAAAAGTGAAGAAATTAAATTTCTTAAGCTTCTGGAAATACAATACCATGCTATGCTGATGTATACCAGTTGTGGGTGGTTTTTTGATGAAGTTACCGGCATAGAGACCATACAGGACATCATGTATGCTGCACGAGCGATCCAGCTGGCACAAGACATCACCGGAGCTAATTATGAAAGACATTTTGTGAAGCTGCTGGAAAAATGTCCCAGCAATATCCCAGAGTATGGCAACGCTGCTTATGCCTATACCAAATTTGTCAAACCTTCTATAGTTGATATGCACCGGGTTGGTGCTCACTATGCCATCTCCTCACTCTTCTTTGATTATCCAGAAAAGTCAAAAGTTTACAGTTTTGATGTGGAGTCAGAAAACTACGAGTTCTTTGAAGCTGGAAAATATACCCTAGCCCTCGGAAAAGCCAAACTAACTTCTGAAATTACATGGGAAGAGAGTATGATCAGCTACACCATTCTTCACCTGGGTGATCATCATCTGTTTGGCGGTGTACGTGAATTTAACAACGAAACATCATACCATCAGATGAAGGACGAGGTTCGGGATGCCTTCCAGAAGAGCAGAGTGCATGAAGTAATTGTATTGATGGACAAACATTTTGGAACCCATAACTATTCCTTCTGGCACTTATTTAAAGAAGATCAGCAAAAAATACTGGAGCAGGTCATGTCCCATACCATGAAAACAGTAGAAGTTAGCTTCAGCAACATTTATGAGAACAACTATTCTTTGCTGCAAGCCATGAAAGAGCTGGGTTTGACACCTCCTCAACCTCTAAAATATTGCAGTGATTTTACGGTAAATGTCAAGCTGGAAGCTATTTTTAAGGAAGATGAAATCAATTTCAAAGAACTTAACAGTATCGTAGAGAGTTTCAAGAGACTGGAAGTTAAAGTCAATAAAGTAGGTCTTGATTACCTGGCTGAACAAAAGATCAATGACCTGATGAGCAGGCTTCATAAAACACCTGAAGATATATCGCTCATGCGCAGAATCGCTAAGTTTCTGGAGGCGACCTATAAGGTGAAGCTAACGCCTGATCTGTGGCAAGCTCAAAATATCGCTTTTCAGATCCGGGAGAAAAATAACCGGAAGTTTACTGAAAAGAGTGCTAAAGGAGATGAAGAAGCTAGCTTGTGGTGTGCACATTTTCATAAACTTTTTTCAGAATTAAATATTAGGATTATAGATGAGCCAATTGCGATGCCTTCCTGA